The DNA segment TTTGAAGTGTCAAATTCGGCATTAAGTCGAGTTTGAAGTGCAATGTAAAAATGTACGGAACTGTTCGACTCATTGTCGAACAGTGTAAACTATCGTGCTTAGCTAAAAGAGTGATAGAAATGACTAGAAAACGGATGCTATCGCCTTGATGGCAACCAATTCGCATCAAGAAAAATATACTATTCACAGACGCCGTGGGGTGAATTGTAGTCTCGGGCAGCGCAAGAATTCAGAGCAACACGCTCAAGAGCACTACAACGTTGCATTGTTCACCTACAAAGAATGTAAATAAAGCGACAGCGTCGCCTGTGCTAGTAAGGTGGCCGCTTCTGCCGGCAGGTGACTGCGCAGGTTCCAAAGTTAGGGAACCGATTTTCGCCCACAAGGCACTGGTGTCGCCGCAGTGTGGCCAACGAAGAGCGGTAACACCGCATGCGGCCATCTACAGACGATAAGTGGGCGAAGTACGGGTACTTGAGGTGGTGGTGACCGCAGGCCACAAACCCAGGTCTTTTGCAGCGTGGTCCATTGTGTGGATCTCGGCAACGCTGCTCGCACTCCTTGGCCGTTGCGAATACCATGCTTCCGTTGGCCGGGCAGCCACCAGAAGGAAAGGACCAGGGCACGCACTTGCTGTGGTCGTAGTACCACCAGTGGGACAGGACATCTCGCCTGCACAAGCGAACGAGATGCGAGGGTGTTTCAGCAGTGCCGCATATGCCGTACCGTTCACGCTACGGTATTATCGTTCCGTGTTATATGTACCGCTATCTGGAAAAGCTTTAGCTGTGTGACTTTCTCTCTGCGTGCGGTAGCACGACGAGATAATTGTAGTGGATAATAGAGGTACTGTACGTTAAGATGTCGACGTGCCGACAACGGCGGTGCGGTAGTTCCGCACTTACCGTACGGTAAAACGACACTGCTAAAGGCCCTATTCTCACACTTTATTGACGCTGGAGATTTCAGCGATCATGGGGGCGGCCGGTTCaatgagaaaaaaattaattCTAGCTAAAGAGCAGAATAGGAGAAAATGAGGCGGTCTACGCACTGTATGATTATGGGATTTCCTGGAGTCCACAGAGACGTTAAACAACACGTATTATAATGGTTTTATACTGGCTTTCATATACACTCATGATTTGCACAGGAGTCGACCGCGGCTGCATGACACCCAACCACTACTAGATCACGGCGTCTCAAACGCTGTAGAATAATAACGTGACTTTCCTGCATTAATTTTTCGGCTCTAAATGCAAGCGAAATTAACAATACAATGACAGTAGCAAGCACATTCCTGACCTGTTCTCACTTGTTGTAACAGGTAAGGTCTATTGCACGCACAACGTGGATGGAGGGGCATCGTAAGATGTCCTATACATACCTTGCGCACTGCGTGAACATCGGCTTGCCGAAGCACTCCTCAGCCGGGCGATTGGTAGATACGCAACTGTGAACGCAGTGTTCCAGGGTTGCGAACCTGTTTCTTCCTCTGGCGCAGACGTTCACCCCATTCGACTCGTGACACGTGTTGGTATCGGGTTGGTAAAAAAATTCGTGCTGTGCACGCCGGCAGAACGTGTAGAACGCATAACTGCATTCAGGAAGGACCTGCGCGTAATGAAGCAAGAGTCAACTGCGTTAAATTGTTAATATGCTGCCAATTGACTCTGTAGTTTTGAATTATATCCGTGACTTTGTGTATTAACAACCACTTAGGCGGCGTCACCTAAgagacgttttttttctttttttacgtagACTGTATCTTGCAAAGTGCTCTACAGAGGCAACACGAGATATTGAACATGGATGCGGAAAACACTTCAATACGTTGCCGGGAAGTACACCAGCTGTCATTGAAATCAAAGTTTTGAGGCCGCATCATGGTTGGGCCCAAGTTTTATGCACTTATACCGTGCGGAATGTCAAAAACGGAAAGAATATAATTACTCACTGCCTGTCGTAAAAGAATGGCCTGTCTTTTCTTGCTTGCTTTCCGACCTCTCCCCTTGCTCTTTCTGGAAGCTCGCTTGGGTGAAGGAGCCGTCTTTATTGCACGTTTGGTGTGTTTCCTCTTCAAACCCGGAGCCATGGTCTTAGCCTTGATCGTAGGTGCAGGTGTAGTGGTTGGCACCGTTGCGCCTTCAGTCGTAGTGGTTAGATCAGTTTTCCCAGTGtcctcactttttctttcttctgtgaaTAGCTTGTTTTGTACGTGCGAGCCGTTAGTGCTGGCCTCAGCCGGAGACGTTCCCTCCTCATGCTGGGGGTTGGCAGCTTCCTGCATGTGCTGCGTGACGGCGAGAGAGAATGCCACGCGGTGCGACCGTACTAGGGTTGAAATGCCGAACAGCAACATGGAGGCGACGAGCAACGTCCCGCATACCACAGGTGCGCAGGTTATCCAGGAGAAGTTCTTTTCCCGTTCGACGTCGCCCGACCTTGCAAGGCGGCGCTTACTGCGGGGAGGAATCAAGTCGGCGTCGCTGGTCACGTTGCAACCGCAGCAGTGGCCGCTGCTCGTAGTGGAGCTGGACGTCGAGTCGGTCAAGCTGCCGTCGCTGACGTGCGAGTGTTGTCCTCGAAAGGAGAACGACGCTGTGCTGTGACACGAACGAGCTGGCATTCCCACTGGCGACAAGGGTGGGTTCACGAGCGAGTACTGTTGGCCGTAGGCCCCCTTCTCCTGCATCTTGGTGGCTTGCAGTGCAGAGCGCGTGAACTGAGGCCCCATTCCGCGGGGTGGCTGAAGGCCACTCTTTGAAGGTCCGTACACAGCGCCCGAAGTAGGCCATTGACTCTGACTCCTCATTTGAGATGGGGTCTGGCTGCGGCCCTGGTTGTTGCCTGGTGTCGGGTAAGCGTTTGTTACTGACCTCGTATACCGCGGTGATATTAGTTGCTTCAGGCTGCCCGTGTCCTTATTTTTCCGGTCCATGCCCTGATGCTCTGGCAGTGGCGACTGTGAATGACAACGGTCCTGCAAATTTGCCTCTTTGTGCAGTTGCCTAAAACCTAAAACCTCGGTTTCAACAGGGTGGACAGGGCATGCGCGAGCGGCAATTCCTTGATGGTGATTGCTGACAACATGGCACATACTCACGACGAAGATTGGCCATACTAGTATATGTCGAAAATCGGTGTGGTGAGAAAAATataaggaaacataagaaaaTGCTATGGGAATTATGTTTTATAAAGTAAATTCGATAATAGTGTTTTAGGGGAGTGTGTGAGCAAAATAAAGAAGAACGGAGATGATGGGCATCCCTTGAGCCGCCCCAAGTGCTAGATTATGCATTCCAGTGCAAATTGTACGCTTCCTGCTGCCAATGTCTGCAGTTTTAGGCGGTTGTAAGTTTGcaagaatagtaaaaaaaaaactgatggaAAAGTCGGAGTAGGCAAATTTGTGAGGGCAGTCTTTGATAACAAAAGGACAACTGTTGTTTCTCCAAATAGCTACAACCGATAAGCGCACTAGCACAGAAGCAGGGCACGATATGCGGAGCTTGCAGCGTAAAGCATTGCAGACGAGGGACATTGTTGTGAGCCTGCGAGAAGCCTGAAAACCGGAAGCTGACGGATAGTAGAAGAATATAAAATGCTTTGTTAACAAGAATTGTTTGAAGCCAACCTTCGTGACAAGAAAAATATTGCACAGCATCCTATATTTGTAGCAATGGCAAAGACGTACAGCTGATTAAAGCTATGCATACTACTCCAACATGTCGGGGTATGTAGCTACACTAGGTGAACTTCTGGCAATTTACTGGTATTGTACGAAAGGCGGTACAGTGTTCAAGGTTTCAGATGTTACATTTTATGGCTAAGTATTACACATAGTCATGAAGTATAATATTTTTGGCGAATGAAACAATGTATTTGTGACAACACATGCTTACTGCCAATTGAAGAAAATGTGGTGCGGTTAAAGAAGTGGAGAAATAGGACCTTTTATTGCACATTGTACATTAGCAGCATTTTAGCCGCAACTTCGTATAGCGGTCTTTTGTTCGGGGTAATTTCGAACAGCATTTATTTGTGCTTGGAAAATAACTAAACTCTAAGTAAAGTCAACAGACTATCACATTGAGCGTAGAAAGGAGCCGCGTATTGATTCCATGAGTAACTTCACAAAACTGCCAAAAACATTTGGTTCAGAGTACATAGTAATCGGCGTATATTGAGGCAAGCCCGCGATTCTTACCCGCTATCCATCTTCAAAGGAAAGAAGTCACCAACCTTTCGACCGGATCCACGAGCGTTTTCATATACCTTTGCACTCACGGAAGGTAATTAAAGAACAATTAAAACTAGAAAATAGTTCTGACAATATCCAATTTGACATTTACAATTAAAGAAGTTTAATACAGTGTTCATAGGTAAACGTGTCATCATGAGTGCTTTCTGCAAACTTTAAATGACAGTGCTTAAAAAAGGAGCTCCCAATGGTAAATAAAATGATATACAGTGTACCATATTTGAAGGaggaaaacgaaaagagaaaCCTCGCTGACATTACATGTAATTAAACAATGAATAAGGCTTTTTTTAACGCAGCCATATAAGGTTTCAGAAAATCGTATCGAGGACATAGTTCGGCTGGTGAGCCGGGAAAGTCAATTAGTTGTCCCCGTACGCTCGCAAAATAAGGCAACTATGAATGACAATCGAAAATTACGGAGCGGTAAACAGTACTGGGGATAAAACAGCCCTTTGTGGCTTGTTCCTAATCTGCGTGTTAGTAACACTCAACATAGTCCGGAAAAGAAGCTGCcaacgtgggaggcctaggccaaggaacttaaattgctggtcgataataaagtttattcctcctcctcctctgaaaTAACCTCGgcatttgaaaaagaaaaatgaatctGGAGCACAACGTGTCGCCATACAAAAGATCGCACTGATATTTTATGGGCAACACTAATGTAGACATGTTCTAACAATATCCAACGCTAGCAAGGCATAAACTTCCTTAGATGAGGAAGGCAGTCTATTCGACATTTCGTGTCGACACGGGAAGAAAAATATACACGTCTTTATTTCGAAGAAATAAATCAGTAATTCCTGGTAGAAAACATTTTGCCCCTGATTGACAAAAAATGTCCGTAGTACTATATGGAAAAGCTTCCATAGGggagaatggatggatggatggatggatgaataagtTTATTGAGGTCCTTCAGGAGAAGTCGTCAAATATGAATTACACGAATTGCCAGCCTATgctgaaataaaaaataacatttaTTGCGATCGGATATACGCGTACGCTACAAGTGCAAGCCAGAGTCGCTGTGTATGACTACGAACGAGTCGTGCACATGTACAGTACAGTAACCCTCTTGTCATCAGCGTCACTGCCGCTGTTGTCAGGCTATATATATATCCCACTGGATGGCACGTGTGCGGTTATTATGTTGTGGGTTGGAAGCTCTGCAGATAAACAGAGCACTCTCTCTATCAACATAAGCGAAGCACGCAAACCATAACACAGCGTTAGCTCAATCTTCTCGTTAGCGGAGCCAGATGGGGCGTCGTCTTTCGCTGCACTGCTGCTGACTCGAGCGTCATGCACATGCCTCTACAAGCGCACTGTCCTTCCTACTGAGCTGTTATGCATACGCACTCACTTCAGCAGAACGGCGAGGAGATGCCGAGCTAAAGGTATTGTTTCACCGGAGCACTGATTGGCGCCGGCGAGTTCCTGTCAGTGACATCTTGTTTATCGTGCACGTGCGATGCCTACAGCGCCACTGGCGATGCTCCTCATTCCTAAATCACTGCGATACGCGTGGCAGTTCTGGGCACCGTGCAATGGAATTTGCGGGGCCATGCGATACGCGGGTCCATGCGATACGCGTCCAGTGAATTCACTGGATGTGTATTGGCCTACCTTTTAGTAACCGAGTGTTTCTAAGGCACGGAAGAATGGTTTCCTTGGTGGGCACAGAATGGGCAGTTGCATCTTCTGCTACCCTAACTTTGGTCTCCTGACGACGTTACGTTTTGTTTGTCGCATATCAAATGGTACACTCTCCTGAAAGTAGGAGCTGAGCATGTACATCGTTGGTGGTCGGCTGGTCCCTTTTCATTGGATGCGTTGTCGAGTCCTTCTGTAAAGAGGCGTCGCAGTAATTTCGATTCAGATCTCTCACGGACACCCGTCACCGCACTCACCTGAGGACTGTGCGACACCTTTAGTTTTCTCCACAGTCGTACAAGGGCGTCGCTGCATAGATCAGGCTGCCGTTTCCCGCCGCTCATTTCTCCTGGAATGAGAGCGATTTTTCAGTCGTATTATCAATGAGGAAGTTCGCACTAAGTGCAAGCGACTGTGTCCGTGTTCAGGTACGCTTGCATCACGGTGATAAATTACTTGAATACATAGTGTTAACGTACCTTTCCGCCTTTCCTGCTAAAAGAATTACTGTGGTTGAACGCGGGTAAACAAGGTTTGCAGAGTGATAGCTCAGCTTTTCCTTGCTTTGGGAAAGGACGACACCATTCGTTTGCAGAGAATAGGCAAAGACGACGAGGAGTCTACACGCTTGGACTGCACGCTGCGACAAGGGGCCAATCGTGTTGCACTGCAAGAAAACCCACAGAGGCTGCTCGGTGCCGTCAGCGCGATAGGCGCGAACCGGCAGTGAACTGGATGCAGCCGATGCctctggaggtggcggaacgcgCCTGCGTTTACCTTGGCTGATTTTGAAGCTCAAATTCACGCAACAAGGCGTTTTCTGTGTTGGTACCGGGTGAAGTAGTGCTATAGCTCTAAAAAGAACTCGTATCCGCACCTTCCCGACCGACAGGAGGGACTTAGAATAACCTAGCAGAGCGATCGCTGATGGGCTGCGCTGGCGAAATCGACATCTATTTATGTGAGGCTCATGAGGTATTTAACATCAAGGTTTCGTCATCCGGCATTCGCTCTCCAATACAACCTTAGTCAGTAGTTACGGCTGGTGGCTTACAGCAAACATGATCAATGGTAACTGCGAGTAAACTGCGaaatagacatgtgcgccggtgtttccacctccgacGGCGGCGCGTGACTGGCACGAGGTTCATCGGATTGGCGGTGGCGTGGcgcttgcggggggggggggtcacagcATGGGGGTATCTTCATGAGCTGATGGGCAGAAAAATTTGTCCCTtgaattttgtaaaaaaaatggtggACGCTTgtgcttcgctttcaagagtagaacaccaTAGCGTAatggggccccgtgcgcatcgccttctcaattgctagcctagcttatgctttcggtgcatgcctcaaccgtgccgtaaaaaACGAACGattgtgcgcataacattggccgtttcaaactatcctagaatgcctgctgcaagtacagttgttaagtgcccactacgtgaTAATTCTTGCTTTCGAAAATTGGccatgtacccactacgcgtccgtaaggtgccacgcgcaccctcgcaactgcacactttgtaatgggtgggcagcttgaaaacacccacttgttgcacaattcacaagttttgacgcctggcgcgattctacgcttctgccacgcaatagtgcctgtgttaaggagactccttccactatacagggtgttaagaaatgtgtccaaccttctcaagaaatcaggaaaacgcgatatttgctcggggctttcagaattgctttttctgtagcggcaggaatcctaaggtagttaaggacctcatttaggacagtaattaagaaagttacattaattaactttttaattagtggagttaggcaattgcgtcaaaagggagaattgaagttcttcatgcgaggaacccatccgagctttcagatttcgaaaaagcgtcgtccagtaattgttgtggcgtaatgaaattaaACGAAATAcaaaggctttcaacagcgaaagccatcgaatgcgactgaatttcattacttcgtaattattactagaggccgctttttcgaaatgtcAATGTTGGCacgggtttctggcacgaagaacttctaTTCCcaaatttgacacagtcacctaactccactaattaaaaagttaattgatttagctttcttaattactctctcaagtcatgtctctaaccatcttaagatgcctagcgctacagaaaaagtcgttcactcattttggacgtctcagaagaatatggcagttgcgttcttccatgtttctctttaggtttcgccattgcatttggttgaattttcATTACGTCGTagttattactagatgccactttttcgaaatctcaaagttgggttgcgtttctggcatgaagaacttcaattctgctatttgacacaaccacctaactctactaattaaaaagttaattaattaaactttttttaattacagtcccaaataatttctttaaccatcttaaaatctctgccactacaaaaaaaaaaacaattgtgaaggcagcaatcaaatagcgcattttccagatttttttagaaggttggacacgtttcttgaaacaccctgtataatattcatatagcgtttatttccgaagcactttcaagcaatagcgttgctctgtggtagaacacctgcttgccacgcagatggcctggctTTGAttttcactcgaacctaagatttttattatttattttatttgcatctttctcgattttgcggtcacggacaagatgatgacttttcgctcacgactaacgacgccgacaccgacccCGAAATTTCtctgaaacgagctctttaacgctatcgcgttaaaaatctgtttcaccgaaaaggcgaagcagtgattggcgatagcaacatgtcgtagtgtcatacgaactaaggctagcagctcactattTTCGGTAGGATGTCGCGTAACTCTACAGATCGTTGGCGTATGGTGATACGGCCGCTCccaggagagaagcggttttcttgcagtttgtcgtatcagcgGTCATAGCAAGAAATGGCAGGATAATAGTgattagaagggtatacgagccgtttgttgatgtctgccgagatagcactCGCGCCAgggctcgcgaccgcgcccttatagtccaagttgacagttgctgctcgagccacgcagcctCCTCCCCGCCGACTGCACCGGCGGTCATGATCTTTCGCCCAACgaaagtggtggtggtggtaaacatatTATTCAAGAAAATCACAAGAGAActgctgtgtgcctgagtggcagtccctagtccgggacgccattggagatggccgctgcccggGCGCGTGCCACCAAGGAGCGTTGCTCATCCAAGGTGGcgcagccgagcaggtactcctcccaagcctctctagtcgggatggggaagggggatgagaaagaaagtggagttgcaggacacgaagccacaacgtgaaaggtgtcggcgaggacctgacaaGTCGGGCACCTGCCAGAGATTTCCGGGATGAAGTGCCGGGCGCCCGCCGGACTAAGGAAAGTATGTCTGAAGGCGGCGTAGTATTCGTTCGTCTGCTTTCGCCAGACCGCGAGCAGGGCCAGGGTAAAGTCGACGCGAAGTGCGATAATAATCCAGAATATCACGGTAGCGTGTGAGGCTCGAGTTTCCAGGATCCGACTCAGGACATGGAAGGGCAGCGGCCCGGAAGAGAgaagcgcgggcagcggcattcgccgcctcgttgccgggaaGTCCTGTGTGACCTGGAGTCCAGACTATTCTTACGGAGTGAGGGCTAAAGCGCCAGGAGGCGGCTTGA comes from the Rhipicephalus sanguineus isolate Rsan-2018 chromosome 6, BIME_Rsan_1.4, whole genome shotgun sequence genome and includes:
- the LOC125758998 gene encoding uncharacterized protein LOC125758998, coding for MFTQCARRDVLSHWWYYDHSKCVPWSFPSGGCPANGSMVFATAKECEQRCRDPHNGPRCKRPGFVACGHHHLKYPYFAHLSSVDGRMRCYRSSLATLRRHQCLVGENRFPNFGTCAVTCRQKRPPY